From a single Pseudomonas sp. A34-9 genomic region:
- the pgaB gene encoding poly-beta-1,6-N-acetyl-D-glucosamine N-deacetylase PgaB has translation MPLISRFILLLGVLLVSACAQQAPAFAPPSERPLAASEKPWPKNHVLGIAYHDVEDRDPDQAVVAVRTERMIEQLAWLRENGYKPVTVDQIMAARKGGPELPAKAILLSFDDGYSSFYTRVLPVLRAYNWHALLAPVGSWIDTPLNQPVDFAGAPRARSDFLTWDQVREISQSGLVEIAAHTDANHKGILANPQGNMQPAAATRRYDPLTKRYESEAEFQARIRTDVNNISEKIRKVTGKKPRVWVWPYGTADGTSLTVVGEQGYEMALTLDDGLDALDNLMSSPRFLVASDPDGEHFANSVVGVQSDFVMRVVHVDLDNVYDPDPAQQDINLGKLVQRMADMGANTVFLQAFADPKGDGLVHSLYFPNRHLPVRADIFDRVAWQLRTRAHVKVFAWMPVLSFGLDSKLPRVTRWDPKTGTTAVDPDQYKRLSPFDPEVRRIIGEIYEDVARLTSVDGILYHDDAVLSDFEDASPEALKAYVAQGLPGSIAALRDDPAAMQRWTRFKSKYLIDFTNELTAKVRAIRGPQVQTARNIFAEPMLNPHSEEWYAQNLDDFLATYDWTAPMAMPLMEKQTQAESGPWLESLVETVSKRPGALSRTVFELQARDWTKKDQADIDGAHLADWMGRLKRQGATSFGYYPDNFLDNLPDLKTVRPALSNKWNP, from the coding sequence ATGCCTTTGATTTCGCGTTTCATCCTTCTGCTGGGAGTACTGCTGGTCAGCGCCTGCGCCCAGCAAGCTCCGGCCTTCGCGCCACCGTCCGAGCGTCCACTGGCGGCCAGCGAAAAACCGTGGCCGAAAAATCACGTGCTCGGCATTGCCTATCACGACGTCGAAGACCGTGACCCCGATCAGGCCGTGGTGGCGGTGCGCACTGAACGCATGATCGAACAACTCGCGTGGCTGCGCGAGAACGGCTACAAACCGGTGACGGTCGACCAGATCATGGCCGCGCGCAAGGGTGGGCCGGAGCTGCCGGCGAAAGCCATTCTGCTCAGCTTCGACGACGGTTATTCGAGCTTCTATACCCGCGTACTGCCGGTGCTGCGCGCTTATAACTGGCATGCGTTGCTGGCGCCGGTCGGCAGCTGGATCGACACGCCGCTCAATCAGCCGGTGGATTTCGCCGGTGCTCCGCGTGCGCGTTCCGACTTCCTGACCTGGGATCAGGTGCGCGAGATTTCGCAATCCGGCCTGGTGGAAATCGCCGCTCACACCGACGCCAACCACAAAGGTATTTTGGCCAATCCGCAGGGCAACATGCAGCCGGCGGCGGCGACCCGGCGCTACGATCCGCTGACCAAACGCTATGAATCCGAAGCCGAATTCCAGGCACGGATTCGCACCGACGTGAACAACATCTCGGAGAAAATCCGCAAGGTCACTGGCAAGAAGCCGCGCGTCTGGGTGTGGCCGTACGGCACAGCGGACGGTACTTCGTTGACCGTGGTCGGTGAGCAGGGCTATGAAATGGCCCTGACCCTGGACGACGGTCTCGACGCCCTCGACAACCTGATGAGCAGCCCACGCTTCCTCGTCGCCTCCGACCCCGACGGCGAGCATTTCGCCAACAGCGTCGTCGGCGTGCAGTCGGATTTCGTCATGCGCGTCGTCCACGTCGATCTGGACAACGTCTACGACCCGGACCCGGCGCAACAGGACATCAACCTCGGCAAACTGGTACAGCGCATGGCCGACATGGGTGCCAACACGGTATTCCTGCAGGCCTTCGCCGATCCCAAGGGCGATGGTCTGGTGCATTCACTGTACTTCCCCAACCGCCACTTGCCGGTCCGTGCCGACATCTTTGACCGCGTCGCCTGGCAACTGCGCACTCGTGCTCATGTGAAGGTGTTTGCGTGGATGCCGGTGCTGAGTTTCGGCCTCGATTCGAAACTGCCGCGCGTGACCCGCTGGGATCCGAAAACCGGCACCACAGCGGTCGATCCGGACCAGTACAAACGCCTGTCGCCGTTCGATCCGGAGGTGCGGCGGATCATCGGGGAAATCTACGAAGACGTGGCGCGGCTGACCTCGGTCGACGGCATTCTTTACCACGACGACGCGGTGCTGTCGGATTTTGAAGACGCCAGCCCTGAAGCTTTGAAAGCCTATGTCGCCCAAGGCTTGCCGGGTTCGATTGCCGCGCTGCGCGACGATCCTGCCGCGATGCAGCGCTGGACGCGCTTCAAGAGCAAATACCTCATCGACTTCACCAACGAGCTGACCGCCAAAGTCCGTGCAATTCGCGGTCCGCAGGTGCAGACCGCGCGCAACATCTTCGCCGAGCCAATGCTCAATCCGCACAGCGAAGAATGGTACGCACAAAACCTCGACGACTTCCTCGCGACTTACGACTGGACGGCGCCGATGGCCATGCCGCTGATGGAAAAACAGACCCAGGCAGAGTCCGGCCCATGGCTGGAGTCACTGGTTGAAACCGTGAGCAAACGCCCCGGGGCGCTGAGCCGCACGGTGTTCGAGTTGCAGGCACGCGACTGGACCAAGAAGGATCAGGCCGACATCGACGGCGCGCATCTGGCCGATTGGATGGGTCGCCTCAAGCGTCAGGGTGCGACCAGTTTCGGTTACTACCCGGACAACTTCCTCGACAACCTGCCGGACCTGAAAACCGTAAGGCCTGCGCTCTCCAACAAATGGAATCCATGA
- the pgaD gene encoding poly-beta-1,6-N-acetyl-D-glucosamine biosynthesis protein PgaD translates to MKIIRTRQRPFLVVVDVILTVVAWVGLLFLLIRGLWPLIETHAGGPRIDNSAFEALGTLQIYLWVALVNAVILISWARYQQRKSRSFAQRRLPSPVIDDEGLSKSFKLCDERFQKLRTPGVMTIHNDQEGDISHVVTHFWPVQQQELPPPLAPLEHPRVIFLHAEDDDNREPLTR, encoded by the coding sequence ATGAAAATCATCCGGACCCGCCAGCGGCCTTTTCTGGTCGTGGTCGATGTGATTCTTACCGTGGTGGCGTGGGTGGGGCTGCTGTTCTTGCTGATCCGTGGGCTGTGGCCGCTGATTGAAACCCATGCGGGCGGGCCGCGCATCGACAACTCGGCGTTCGAAGCGCTGGGCACGTTGCAGATTTATCTGTGGGTGGCGCTGGTCAACGCGGTGATTCTGATTTCCTGGGCGCGTTATCAGCAGCGCAAAAGTCGCAGTTTCGCCCAGCGCCGGTTGCCGTCGCCGGTGATCGACGATGAAGGGTTGAGCAAGAGTTTCAAACTCTGCGATGAGCGCTTTCAGAAACTGCGTACGCCCGGCGTGATGACCATTCACAACGATCAGGAAGGTGACATCAGCCATGTGGTGACACATTTCTGGCCGGTTCAGCAGCAGGAATTGCCACCGCCGTTGGCACCGCTGGAGCATCCACGGGTGATCTTTCTGCATGCTGAAGATGATGACAATCGCGAACCCCTGACGCGGTGA
- the pgaA gene encoding poly-beta-1,6 N-acetyl-D-glucosamine export porin PgaA yields MPRIDVPVLHRGLRPLFRVALCSQLLWPALAFADTPYDQMVRDARAGQYAPALTVLRQVPPGQSTSGQISDHLQIASWAGLDAEVVQVYETQGRDRVLPVQALTATARAYRNLKRWDQATQVYNKALALEPDNADLQLGLALTQADAGKPDEAVTRAKALVAAKPDDPSRRLALGYALTRDNKPYDALFEYDQAFKRAGSKPEVAREYVVALQKARLPEPALRLANQRPGLIDPVTLRRLEGDLAAERVRLAELATRSEKERYVIADRALVDYDKLLATWTPDAAAHDDVIRWRIDRMGALKARARTADVITEYQKLQAEGVKIPTYALRWVAASYLDQRQPEIATDLYRQVLSAPDADVGDRLEDTTALYYALLESDRAEEARKVAEDLAKAQRPRIELKGLPIGNPNDEWMDAQQLAAQAGTYGSDLPHGEERLQTLVDQAPGNVGLRLAQADLYLARNWPRRAEMQLKETESMVPRDMGLEIGQAHTAMELQEWRQMDALTDDVVARYPDNRQVQRLAREREVHDMSELRVEAYGGKANGGGSGDAGAVSGSRDFGIQTTLYSPPIDEDWRVFAGAGYATGDFAEGTGNHRFQRVGLERRTRDMTLEAEVSNHSYGFGDKQGARLAIARDINDNWQYGGSLEYLSAETPLRALNSDIKANGGSGFIRWRANESREWRLSVSPSHFSDGNNRVEALLTGREGVYSAPNVQVDAGLEVGTSHNSKSDDVPYFNPKSDFSVMPLVNVNHVLYHRYETSWSQQFQAGAGTYSQRDHGTGGMALLGYGQRYAWNDVFEVGGLFSVINRPYDGDRETDLRLLVDLTFRF; encoded by the coding sequence ATGCCGCGTATTGATGTTCCTGTATTACATCGTGGTTTACGCCCTTTGTTCCGAGTTGCGCTGTGTAGCCAGTTGCTTTGGCCGGCGCTGGCGTTTGCCGATACACCCTACGATCAGATGGTGCGCGACGCCCGTGCCGGGCAGTACGCGCCTGCGCTGACGGTCTTGCGTCAGGTGCCGCCGGGTCAGTCGACCAGCGGGCAGATCAGCGATCACCTGCAAATCGCCAGTTGGGCCGGGCTCGACGCCGAAGTGGTGCAGGTCTATGAAACCCAGGGCCGCGATCGCGTCCTGCCGGTTCAGGCACTGACCGCCACGGCGCGCGCCTATCGCAACCTCAAACGTTGGGATCAGGCCACGCAGGTCTACAACAAGGCCCTGGCGCTGGAGCCGGATAACGCCGACCTGCAATTGGGCCTGGCCCTGACTCAGGCTGACGCCGGCAAACCCGACGAAGCGGTGACCCGCGCCAAAGCGCTGGTAGCGGCCAAACCCGATGATCCTTCGCGCCGTCTCGCCTTGGGCTATGCGCTGACCCGCGACAACAAACCCTACGATGCCCTGTTCGAATACGATCAGGCCTTCAAGCGCGCCGGCAGCAAACCGGAAGTCGCTCGCGAGTACGTGGTCGCCCTGCAAAAGGCGCGTCTGCCGGAGCCGGCGCTGCGTCTGGCCAATCAGCGTCCGGGGCTGATCGATCCGGTCACGTTGCGTCGCCTTGAAGGCGACCTGGCCGCCGAGCGCGTGCGCCTCGCCGAACTGGCCACCCGCAGTGAAAAAGAACGCTACGTCATCGCCGACCGCGCACTGGTCGATTACGACAAACTGCTTGCCACCTGGACGCCGGACGCCGCTGCACACGACGATGTGATTCGCTGGCGCATCGACCGCATGGGGGCGCTCAAGGCCAGGGCGCGCACGGCTGACGTCATCACCGAGTACCAGAAGCTGCAAGCCGAAGGTGTGAAGATTCCGACTTATGCCCTGCGCTGGGTGGCGGCGTCGTATCTGGATCAACGCCAGCCGGAAATCGCCACCGACCTCTATCGCCAAGTCCTCTCGGCGCCGGACGCCGATGTCGGTGATCGCCTCGAAGACACCACGGCGCTGTACTACGCGTTGCTGGAAAGCGACCGCGCCGAAGAGGCACGTAAAGTCGCTGAGGATCTGGCCAAAGCGCAACGCCCGCGCATCGAACTCAAGGGCTTGCCGATCGGCAACCCCAATGATGAATGGATGGATGCCCAACAACTCGCCGCTCAGGCGGGCACTTACGGTTCCGATTTGCCTCACGGTGAGGAGCGTTTGCAGACCCTGGTCGATCAGGCGCCGGGCAATGTCGGTTTGCGTCTGGCGCAGGCCGATTTGTACCTCGCCCGCAACTGGCCGCGTCGCGCAGAAATGCAGCTCAAGGAAACCGAGAGCATGGTGCCGCGCGACATGGGCCTGGAAATCGGCCAGGCCCACACGGCCATGGAGTTGCAGGAATGGCGGCAAATGGATGCGCTGACCGACGACGTCGTCGCCCGTTATCCGGATAACCGCCAAGTGCAGCGCCTGGCCCGTGAGCGCGAAGTGCATGACATGTCTGAACTGCGCGTCGAAGCCTACGGCGGCAAAGCCAATGGTGGCGGCAGTGGCGATGCCGGAGCCGTCAGCGGCAGCCGCGATTTTGGCATCCAGACCACCCTGTACAGCCCGCCCATTGATGAAGACTGGCGCGTGTTCGCCGGGGCCGGTTATGCCACCGGCGACTTCGCTGAAGGCACCGGTAACCATCGCTTCCAGCGTGTTGGCCTGGAGCGCCGCACTCGCGACATGACCCTTGAAGCGGAAGTGTCCAACCACTCCTACGGTTTCGGCGACAAACAGGGCGCGCGTCTGGCGATCGCCCGTGACATCAACGACAACTGGCAATACGGCGGCAGCCTCGAATACCTCTCGGCCGAGACGCCGTTGCGCGCGCTTAACAGCGACATCAAGGCCAACGGCGGCAGCGGTTTCATCCGCTGGCGCGCCAACGAAAGCCGCGAATGGCGCCTGTCGGTAAGCCCCTCGCACTTCAGCGATGGCAACAACCGCGTCGAGGCTTTGCTCACCGGTCGCGAGGGCGTTTACAGCGCGCCGAACGTGCAAGTCGATGCGGGTCTGGAGGTCGGCACCAGCCACAACTCGAAATCCGACGACGTGCCGTACTTCAACCCCAAATCCGACTTCAGCGTGATGCCGCTGGTCAACGTCAATCACGTGCTCTACCACCGCTACGAAACGTCCTGGAGCCAGCAATTCCAGGCGGGCGCGGGGACGTACAGCCAGCGTGATCACGGCACCGGCGGCATGGCGCTGCTCGGCTACGGCCAACGGTATGCCTGGAACGACGTGTTCGAGGTGGGCGGCTTGTTCAGTGTGATCAACCGGCCCTACGACGGTGATCGGGAGACCGATCTGCGTCTGCTCGTCGACCTCACTTTCCGCTTCTAG
- the pgaC gene encoding poly-beta-1,6-N-acetyl-D-glucosamine synthase — protein MLDRLLALLVLALVLGVPLGLIFLVTGQFLMDFVFFYPLFMSGLWIAGGLYFWLHWERHWPWKDDTLPPPLEGEPLISILIPCYNEGDNAADTIHAALAQHYPNIEVIAINDGSKDNTAEVLDRLAQEDPRLRVLHLAENQGKAVALRMGAIAARSEYLVCIDGDALLAPNTAAYLVAPMLDNARLGAVTGNPRIRTRSTLVGRVQVGEFSSIIGLIKRTQRVFGRIFTVSGVIVAFRRTALNRVGYWSPDMITEDIDISWKLQLDHWSIFYEPRALCWILMPETLGGLWKQRLRWAQGGAEVLFKNIRGIWQYRHRYLWPLLFEYCLSTGWAFTFLLSVIFWGVGKFVVMPEAIAVDHLMPPAFTGLLLAFVCLVQFAVSIIIDRRYEPGLGKTMFWVVWYPIAFWFVSLLTTLVSFPKVLFGQHQKRARWVSPDRGIKPIGDDEEEVIK, from the coding sequence ATGCTGGATAGACTGTTAGCCCTGCTTGTTCTGGCGCTCGTCCTCGGCGTGCCGCTGGGCCTGATCTTCCTGGTGACCGGGCAGTTCCTGATGGACTTCGTGTTCTTCTACCCGCTGTTCATGTCCGGGTTGTGGATTGCCGGTGGCCTGTATTTCTGGCTGCACTGGGAGCGCCACTGGCCGTGGAAGGACGACACCTTGCCGCCGCCGCTGGAAGGCGAGCCGCTGATCTCGATTCTGATTCCTTGCTACAACGAAGGTGACAACGCCGCCGATACCATTCACGCGGCGCTGGCCCAGCATTACCCGAACATCGAAGTCATTGCGATCAACGACGGTTCCAAAGACAACACCGCCGAAGTGCTCGACCGGCTGGCCCAGGAAGATCCGCGACTGCGCGTGCTGCATCTGGCGGAAAACCAAGGCAAAGCGGTCGCCCTGCGCATGGGCGCCATCGCCGCGCGCAGTGAGTATCTGGTGTGCATTGACGGTGACGCACTGCTGGCGCCGAACACGGCGGCGTATCTGGTCGCGCCGATGCTGGACAACGCACGCCTGGGTGCGGTGACCGGCAACCCACGGATCCGCACACGCTCAACGTTGGTTGGGCGGGTGCAGGTCGGTGAGTTCTCATCGATCATCGGTCTGATCAAACGTACGCAACGGGTGTTCGGGCGGATATTTACCGTGTCCGGGGTGATCGTCGCGTTCCGCCGTACCGCGCTGAACCGCGTCGGTTACTGGAGCCCGGACATGATCACCGAAGACATCGACATCAGCTGGAAGCTGCAACTCGATCACTGGAGCATCTTCTACGAACCGCGCGCGCTGTGCTGGATCCTGATGCCGGAAACCCTCGGCGGTCTGTGGAAGCAACGACTGCGCTGGGCACAGGGCGGCGCCGAAGTGCTGTTCAAAAATATCCGTGGCATCTGGCAGTACCGCCATCGTTATCTGTGGCCGCTGCTGTTCGAATACTGCCTGTCGACCGGTTGGGCGTTCACCTTCCTGCTGTCGGTGATTTTCTGGGGCGTCGGCAAGTTCGTGGTCATGCCCGAGGCGATCGCGGTGGATCACCTGATGCCACCGGCGTTCACCGGGCTGTTGCTGGCGTTCGTCTGTCTGGTGCAGTTCGCGGTCAGCATCATCATCGACCGTCGCTACGAGCCGGGGTTGGGCAAGACCATGTTCTGGGTGGTCTGGTACCCGATCGCGTTCTGGTTTGTCAGTTTGCTGACCACGCTGGTCAGCTTCCCGAAAGTGTTGTTCGGCCAACATCAGAAACGTGCGCGTTGGGTCAGCCCTGACCGGGGTATCAAACCGATTGGCGACGACGAAGAGGAGGTCATCAAATGA